From Carya illinoinensis cultivar Pawnee chromosome 5, C.illinoinensisPawnee_v1, whole genome shotgun sequence, one genomic window encodes:
- the LOC122311482 gene encoding RING-H2 finger protein ATL47 isoform X2: MKNCFINGRFSRSRVRSSSSITESNGYPDMSESDTFQRQLQQLFHLHDSGLDQAFIDALPVFLYKEIMGLKEPFDCAVCLCEFSEQDKLRLLPMCSHAFHIDCIDTWLLSNSTCPLCRGNLYTPGLTIENPVFYFEDRREEDGISINGGSGALSGQKPAENEIMSEKRVFSVRLGKFRSSNDGGGLGGGGGGVERRVGETSSSSLDARRCYSMGSYQYVVADSELQVALCPNRVGASMRIVKGRGGQHGNSTIDGDGEGKKINIGSKGESFSVSKIWQWSRKSKFTNSSENHMGGTSSVTVGLPWSSDRSQGAL; the protein is encoded by the exons ATGAAAAATTGCTTCATTAATGGAAGATTTTCTCGGAGCCGAGTCAG ATCTTCATCATCAATTACCGAATCCAATGGATACCCAGATATGTCTGAGTCCGATACTTTCCAGAGACAGTTGCAACAACTCTTTCATCTTCATGATTCTGGCCTAGATCAAGCTTTCATTGATGCCCTCCCTGTCTTCCTTTACAAAGAGATAATGGGTCTGAAAGAGCCATTTGATTGTGCTGTTTGCCTCTGTGAATTTTCAGAACAGGATAAGTTGAGGTTGCTTCCCATGTGTAGTCATGCTTTTCACATTGATTGTATAGACACATGGCTACTATCTAATTCAACTTGCCCTCTTTGTAGAGGGAACCTTTACACACCTGGGCTTACaattgaaaacccagttttttattttgaagatcgGAGGGAAGAAGATGGAATTTCGATTAATGGGGGAAGTGGGGCTCTTTCTGGGCAAAAGCCTGCAGAGAATGAGATTATGAGTGAAAAGAGGGTATTTTCTGTAAGACTTGGCAAATTTAGAAGCTCGAATGATGGAGGAGGGTtagggggaggaggaggaggagttgAGAGAAGAGTGGGAGAGACAAGTAGCAGCAGTTTGGACGCAAGAAGATGTTATTCTATGGGATCATATCAATATGTGGTTGCCGATTCAGAGCTGCAAGTTGCCCTTTGCCCCAACAGAGTGGGTGCTAGTATGAGGATTGTGAAAGGGAGAGGCGGCCAACACGGGAATTCCACAATTGATGGGGACGGTGAGGGGAAGAAGATTAACATTGGAAGTAAAGGTGAAAGCTTTTCTGTTTCCAAGATCTGGCAATGGTCTAGgaaaagtaaattcacaaattcCTCAGAAAACCATATGGGTGGTACATCTTCTGTTACCGTGGGTTTGCCATGGTCTTCTGATAGATCTCAGGGTGCATTgtaa
- the LOC122311482 gene encoding RING-H2 finger protein ATL47 isoform X3 — protein sequence MSWVESKDRLRYGFLTSPPLNHPLSSSRSSSPSSSPPPPLPNDSGYQKQSGGKISPAILFIIIILAVIFFISGLLHLLIRFLVKHRSSSSITESNGYPDMSESDTFQRQLQQLFHLHDSGLDQAFIDALPVFLYKEIMGLKEPFDCAVCLCEFSEQDKLRLLPMCSHAFHIDCIDTWLLSNSTCPLCRGNLYTPGLTIENPVFYFEDRREEDGISINGGSGALSGQKPAENEIMSEKRVFSVRLGKFRSSNDGGGLGGGGGGVERRVGETSSSSLDARRCYSMGSYQYVVADSELQVALCPNRVGASMRIVKGRGGQHGNSTIDGDGEGKKINIGSKGESFSVSKIWQWSRKSKFTNSSENHMGGTSSVTVGLPWSSDRSQGAL from the coding sequence ATGTCTTGGGTTGAATCTAAAGACAGGCTGAGATATGGTTTTCTCACCAGCCCCCCTCTCAATCATCCGTTATCTTCTTCTCGCTCTTCgtccccttcttcttctcctcctcctccattgCCAAATGATAGTGGTTACCAGAAACAATCCGGAGGTAAAATAAGCCCAGCAATACTATTTATCATAATTATTCTAGCTGTCATCTTTTTCATATCTGGTCTCCTTCACTTGCTTATTAGATTTCTCGTGAAGCATAGATCTTCATCATCAATTACCGAATCCAATGGATACCCAGATATGTCTGAGTCCGATACTTTCCAGAGACAGTTGCAACAACTCTTTCATCTTCATGATTCTGGCCTAGATCAAGCTTTCATTGATGCCCTCCCTGTCTTCCTTTACAAAGAGATAATGGGTCTGAAAGAGCCATTTGATTGTGCTGTTTGCCTCTGTGAATTTTCAGAACAGGATAAGTTGAGGTTGCTTCCCATGTGTAGTCATGCTTTTCACATTGATTGTATAGACACATGGCTACTATCTAATTCAACTTGCCCTCTTTGTAGAGGGAACCTTTACACACCTGGGCTTACaattgaaaacccagttttttattttgaagatcgGAGGGAAGAAGATGGAATTTCGATTAATGGGGGAAGTGGGGCTCTTTCTGGGCAAAAGCCTGCAGAGAATGAGATTATGAGTGAAAAGAGGGTATTTTCTGTAAGACTTGGCAAATTTAGAAGCTCGAATGATGGAGGAGGGTtagggggaggaggaggaggagttgAGAGAAGAGTGGGAGAGACAAGTAGCAGCAGTTTGGACGCAAGAAGATGTTATTCTATGGGATCATATCAATATGTGGTTGCCGATTCAGAGCTGCAAGTTGCCCTTTGCCCCAACAGAGTGGGTGCTAGTATGAGGATTGTGAAAGGGAGAGGCGGCCAACACGGGAATTCCACAATTGATGGGGACGGTGAGGGGAAGAAGATTAACATTGGAAGTAAAGGTGAAAGCTTTTCTGTTTCCAAGATCTGGCAATGGTCTAGgaaaagtaaattcacaaattcCTCAGAAAACCATATGGGTGGTACATCTTCTGTTACCGTGGGTTTGCCATGGTCTTCTGATAGATCTCAGGGTGCATTgtaa
- the LOC122311482 gene encoding RING-H2 finger protein ATL47 isoform X1, with protein MKNCFINGRFSRSRVRFLVKHRSSSSITESNGYPDMSESDTFQRQLQQLFHLHDSGLDQAFIDALPVFLYKEIMGLKEPFDCAVCLCEFSEQDKLRLLPMCSHAFHIDCIDTWLLSNSTCPLCRGNLYTPGLTIENPVFYFEDRREEDGISINGGSGALSGQKPAENEIMSEKRVFSVRLGKFRSSNDGGGLGGGGGGVERRVGETSSSSLDARRCYSMGSYQYVVADSELQVALCPNRVGASMRIVKGRGGQHGNSTIDGDGEGKKINIGSKGESFSVSKIWQWSRKSKFTNSSENHMGGTSSVTVGLPWSSDRSQGAL; from the exons ATGAAAAATTGCTTCATTAATGGAAGATTTTCTCGGAGCCGAGTCAG ATTTCTCGTGAAGCATAGATCTTCATCATCAATTACCGAATCCAATGGATACCCAGATATGTCTGAGTCCGATACTTTCCAGAGACAGTTGCAACAACTCTTTCATCTTCATGATTCTGGCCTAGATCAAGCTTTCATTGATGCCCTCCCTGTCTTCCTTTACAAAGAGATAATGGGTCTGAAAGAGCCATTTGATTGTGCTGTTTGCCTCTGTGAATTTTCAGAACAGGATAAGTTGAGGTTGCTTCCCATGTGTAGTCATGCTTTTCACATTGATTGTATAGACACATGGCTACTATCTAATTCAACTTGCCCTCTTTGTAGAGGGAACCTTTACACACCTGGGCTTACaattgaaaacccagttttttattttgaagatcgGAGGGAAGAAGATGGAATTTCGATTAATGGGGGAAGTGGGGCTCTTTCTGGGCAAAAGCCTGCAGAGAATGAGATTATGAGTGAAAAGAGGGTATTTTCTGTAAGACTTGGCAAATTTAGAAGCTCGAATGATGGAGGAGGGTtagggggaggaggaggaggagttgAGAGAAGAGTGGGAGAGACAAGTAGCAGCAGTTTGGACGCAAGAAGATGTTATTCTATGGGATCATATCAATATGTGGTTGCCGATTCAGAGCTGCAAGTTGCCCTTTGCCCCAACAGAGTGGGTGCTAGTATGAGGATTGTGAAAGGGAGAGGCGGCCAACACGGGAATTCCACAATTGATGGGGACGGTGAGGGGAAGAAGATTAACATTGGAAGTAAAGGTGAAAGCTTTTCTGTTTCCAAGATCTGGCAATGGTCTAGgaaaagtaaattcacaaattcCTCAGAAAACCATATGGGTGGTACATCTTCTGTTACCGTGGGTTTGCCATGGTCTTCTGATAGATCTCAGGGTGCATTgtaa